Within Takifugu rubripes unplaced genomic scaffold, fTakRub1.2, whole genome shotgun sequence, the genomic segment AAGGGAGGAAGTTGGAGGACATGCAAGAGGACAGGATGTTTCAGCCGTAAAGGCTGcaggatgaaggagaagaagggtACAGCTGGAACGTAGAACCAGCAGGAACGCGCTCCAGAAATGGGAAATATATAGATGTTCTCAGTTGTCTGATGTTAGCAACAGCTGAAGCCCCCCAGGAGCCCCCTCCATGGCTTCATTGACACCCCATGCCCCATTAATCTTCATTTGTCCCATCATATCCTGTCATTGGTATGGAAACGCTCAGACATCTCCCACATCAAGCGGAAGTGTCGCTGGGTACGAGGCAGTAAAACCATCCAATCTAAGGGGcaaaggtggggagggggggttataAGTGTCCATTTGTCAGTCACTCAATGTATGCAATGCATTGTTTAGTTAAATGAGCCTCTttaacaacacacaaacacacacaaacacactctcacactcggTGGGGGgtacaggaaggaggaggtaaTCTGATTTCTCTCAGCTGCCCAGGAGACCACTTCCTGAGAGAGGGACCAGCTTGTAGAGAGTCtccccatctgtccatccaaccccccccccaacacaccacacacacacacaccacacacacacacacccacacacacagtcgcaGACCTTCTGTCGCTCCTCATCTTACACAGTTTTATCTTTCTTCAAATCTGAACGGGGACATTAGGAGTAGCATAACGAGCAAACTTAATTAATTCCTATTCACAACTTTGGGAAATTCACCCATTAGTCCATATAGAACATCTTTGACTCTGGAATTCTAGCACGTTCCCTCACATGAACTGATCCATTCCAGCTGGATTTGACCTTTTAAGAATGTTCAAATGCATTTTGGCCATTTAGTTTTACTGCCCTAGTGGAGTTATAGCGTatatatgtgcgtgtgtgagtgtgtgtgggcgtggtgtgtgtgtgtgtgtgtgtgtgtgtatttacctGTGAGTTTCTAAATACTCATAAATGTAACAACAAACAGCACTTTTAACCAGAACGTAAggagaaaggaaaataaaaagcagaactTTCCTGTGTTCTTCCTGAGAAAGGCCAGACTCCGTCTTTGATCAGCACTCAGGAAATTTCATTAGGACGGAGACGGGAGGATAACAGAGTAAAGCGGGCTTTTATAgatgggaagaggaagagaaggagataaAAGGGTGGAACAGAAAATGGATGCGACGGATTAAAGAAGACTTATGGAGGCATCCTTGTTGCCTCAAAACGCTTCAGATGGGAAGAAGAAACGGTGGTTTGAGTTAATGAAAAGAATTCTTTTGCTGCTAAACGTTTTTCCACCCAGCCCAAAGTGGACGTCCAGAACTTTAGGGGAAAAACTGAACCGACGGGCTGAACTCTGGGATCTGCCACAGTTTCAGGTGAATGAAGCAGAGACAAAAGACACTTATCTTCTAACTGAAataataaacacataaatatggCTGCATATTGGAAAAGACAGCAACAGGAAATCCAAAGAACCATCACAACTAATCCAGAAGCTCCAAAGAGGAAGCTGAGGGAGCATCAGGAGAGGCTCCACCACGACAGAATGGAGtgagcgacctttgaccttatcAATCACGAACAacagaggaagggagaggaaagaggagacaaGACAGGCAAACAACAACATCCTCTTATCAATCATGGaccaaagaggaggaaggagagataaCGAAAACGCGCCGGCGTCTGTTTACCTTATCGATCATGTCATGGGGCGGTTGGTGGCTGCCAGCACGGTGACGTCCCGGAGCTGCTCGACACCGTCCATCTCTGTCAGGAGCTGAGCCAGGACCCGGTCGCCGACGCCGCCGGAGCCCGACGAGCTGGAAGGGGTGGACGGGAACACAAGACAGATGAGTGGAAGTGgtggaaagaaagagaaactGATGAGGAGATGGAGGTGGGGAGAACGGCTGAATGGGACAATgaagggagaagagggagagggaggccgGTGAAGTGGTCAAAAGCagcaaataaaggaaattaGCAATGATGAATCGGGACGACTTGGAGGGACGATGGATGAGCTGCCtggtgggaggacagggagagcgTGTAGCGGGAAATAAATGACGGGGACGACGGTCCAAAGGAAGATTATGAATAGGTGGGAAAGGACAAAGGGAAAGCTGAAATGAAGGTGTGCTGTAAGGAGGAAACGGATGATCCGAGAGCGAGTTCTGACTCTCAGGACGAGCTCATTCATCAGCCATATTTACTTTATTACGTAAAGGTGATGAAAAGGGGCCAGTTCCCGAGATGGAACGTTCGAATTTCCCGTTAACTCGGACGTCGTGGCGCGTTCTTTCATTCCAATATTTCTTTGTGATTAAAAAGACTTTGGCAGCGGAGGCCAGCTTTCCTGCCAGCAGACACGGGAATACGTCAACCTCCTCGCGAGGCGGAGGTTAACGAATGAGCCCTCGGACGCCTCGCGAGCTCGGAGCTTCGCCATCGCTGGGAGAATGTCTGAGCAAACAGGCCGCCAGCGTGATGAGGTGGCTCCACGCCGCCTGGTAACGAATCTGACAACGGCGATCTTATCATTGTTCCAGAAGAAAGAGTTTTTatccataacacacacacacacacacacacacacacacgcacacacccgccacacacacacacacacacacacacacacacactggtgacagGACCAGCGGAAGTGCCAACATCATTagcagagaggctgcagaggagcacAAAGGAGCTCTGTCACTGAATTATGAAGGGATagaaagaggggaggaaagagggggagaagaagggGGGAAAGCTGGACAGAGGGCAGAAGGATGGGAGGTAAAGGAGGACAGACGGGGTGCGAACAAGAGGAGCAACGAGGTGAAAGGATGAGAGGATGAATGAGAGTCTGGGTGTCATCTAAGGAGGAGGACGACGGGAAGAATGATGGGAGGATGACAGACGAGTGTTTTGAGTTGTCAGAAATCAAATTTGTCATTTCCAAACTCAACAATCCGCCTTTCTGCTGCCGTGACTGCATCTTCTGCGGTTCCTCTCTCAacactttattttcatttcactcATCCTTCCCTTCTCGCCATCATCCCTTCTCCTTCGTGTCTGCTTttgcctcttcctgtcctccttccGCCTCCTTCCTTTCAACCGGCGGCGGTTTTGGGCCGGTGGCAGGTGGGCTGACAGATTTACAGGTTCTCCTCGCCTCCCGCCTCCAGAGGAAAGAACTCGGCAGAGCTCGTCTGCGTGTGTCAACACTTTTCTCTGAACGTTTTGGCCACTTCATTGATTAAAGATGGCAGGAAGTCGGCCTGATATAAACTTTATAGATCAGTGTTAAGTGGGTTTTTCAACTGGCGTGTGGCCTCCGGGCACGGGTTCAGGTCCGAGTCTGACAGGCGGCGTGGCCCGGTGAGAACCGAACGCCGCGGGAGCAGAACCGGTGGAGAAAAGGGGATAAAAGCGCAAAAACTtaaaagagcaaagaaagatTTGAGCAAGTTCCAGTTTCCTCTGGAAAACGCGTATTTTCCGTCTCTGCTGGAGTCTAAATTTGGAAGAGCTGTGCGAGACAGATAAGGGACAAAAATAACCTGCAAAATAGAGACGGGCTACGGGAAGCGAGCGCTGGTTCAGATGAAGTTCTGTCCGATGACTCTGGCGGAACAATCCGGTCTGTCAGAAAAGCTGCTCTTTGGCCTCTCTCGTACCCGGTTTCACGGACCGGTTCACCAGGAAGTATGCTGCATATTTGGCCTTCCCCATCTGCTGCGGACGGGCACAATGAAGTGTTTGTCTGTCCCCGGCCCGCgtcccctccctcacccccaccGCCTCACCCCGTCCTCTTTCCTTTAAGCCACAGATGTTCCCAGTGCCATCCCACTGAAACGCCTAAGGACAAGGCCGTGTTTTGTGTCCCCAGTGGAGAAAAAGCCGCGGAGAGTCCGAGTGGACGCCATGGGAACCGATCGGCTGGCTCTGATAGGGCGTCTGCGTTCTGCGCCCCAACAGTTCAGGGGTGAATCGAGCGGATCGGGAGGAAGGCGGAATTAAGCAAGACCGCAGAGATGACTGGGCGCTTGTCATCGCCGAACAATGGCTGAACACAGCGGCGCGCGGCGGACAGTAGCGCTGCTGGGAAGTCGGCGATCGGGAttttccaacaggaagtgggactGGGGTGGGCAGGGAGAGCGGATTTCTGTAGCTCCACTGAGAAGTGCCGCTTCAACATACGCACCTTCCTCTTTCACTGGCGAGAGCGTCGATCTCGTCGAAGAAGACGATGGAGGGAGCGACGGCCCTCGCCTTCCgaaacacctgcagaccagcGACAATAGAAAAGAGGGAAGCAGAGCGAACTTTAGACGGGGACACCTATGATTCATCCTGGGCACAAACACGTACAGGAAATACAGCAGCCATTAATGCCGCCGGCTACGTGACGGTCCGTCCGCTTGTGACGTCAACGACTAAATATACCAACAAAGGAGCTTTAGCTGGGAAAGACAGTCGGGGCCGTATGACCACCATTACAAACATTCATTATTAGAATGATGCTTTTGTTCTCAACATCAACCGTCATCAGACCCTGGGGGGCCTGGGTCCCCTGAACAGCTTAATAAGGGTGGGAACGTACCTCTCTCACGGCTCTTTCGGACTCTCCAACATACTTGCTCAGTAATTCTGGACCCTAAAAAAAGACCAGAAATACACTTGATAAAAGGCAGCGACTGAGCTGATGCAGTGAAGTGCGCCAAAGTTCTTGGACCTAGATGTGTTTGCTCTGGAAGTGGGGAGAGTAAGGAAGCTAAATGAAATGTATGCTGTTTGGCTGACACTTGCAGTCAGCAGAGGCAGGAATGTTCAGCGGAACATGTGAGCGAGCGTGTACTGGAAGACGAGAAGAAATCCTTCCATGGCTGTT encodes:
- the LOC115248238 gene encoding ATPase family protein 2 homolog, which produces MEEVKLKLKQAVEWPLRHPEAFTRMGILPPKGVLLYGPPGCSKTMIAKALANESGLNFLAIKGPELLSKYVGESERAVREVFRKARAVAPSIVFFDEIDALASERGSSSGSGGVGDRVLAQLLTEMDGVEQLRDVTVLAATNRPMT